ATTTGCAATGTCGCTGAAATATCTCCGATATGATTGCCTGGCTTTGCCTTTTTGATGGCTTCCTCCAAAGCTTTCCGGCCAACTTCTAAAAACTTTTCAGTGGACGGTTTGACTTTGCCTACCGGAACAGAAATAGCCATGTCACTATGGAAACCTTCGTAAAGTGCCCCTGTGTCGATGCTCAAAATATCGCCCTCCTCTAATTTTCTCTCTGTTGGTATGCCATGTACCACCTGATTATTTATCGTAATGCACGTCGCCCATTTGTAATCTTCGACTGTCGGAAAGGAAAGTTTCGCTCCATGTTTTTCTATTTCGTCTTGCGCGATTTTATCAAGATCTATACACTTTGCTCCGACTTTTACATTTTGTAAGACTTTTTTTAGAGCAAGGGCGGCAATTTTCCCAGAAATCTTCATTGACTCTATTTGCTTATCATTTTTTACCATCTTCATTTTCTTGTACTCTTGCCCTTATGTCTTCGTGAATTTCCTCAATAGTTCTTTCGCCGTCGATTTCAATTAACATTCCACTTTTTTCAAATTCAGAAATAAGTGGTTCAGTTTCCGAATGAAATAATTCCAGTCTTCTTTTTATAATATCTTCGCTGTCATCATGCCTTCCCCTTTTTGTGAGCCTTGTGAGCGCCTCATCGTCCGACACCTTAACGTAAATTGCTTTGTCTGCTTTGTAAGGCAGCTGTTCAAGTTGGGTTATGTTTCTTGGATAACCGTCCAAAACAAAACCACCTTTTGCGTCTGGTTTCTCTAACCTTTGTTTGAGTGCTTCTATTGTTATTTCGTTCGGAACAAGATTTCCTGTTTCGAGCGCGTATCTAATTTTTGCCGCATCTTCGTCATTGTCTTCGGCTTTATCCCTAAGAATTTGGCCCATTTCGACGTAAGGCAAATTTAATTTCTCTGCAAGCATTTTTGCCTGCGTCGATTTTCCTGATCCCTGAGGGCCAAGAAATATTAGTTTCATTATTTGCGCCTCCTCAAAAATGAATCATAATCTCTCATTACAAGTTGTGATCCTACCTGCTTGGTTGTTTCCAAAACTACCGAAACGACTATTAAAAGACCTGTACCCCCAACCATAAGCGTTGAAATCCCCGTTAGTCTTTGACCGATTGACGGAAGAATTGCGATAAGTCCTAAAAATAAAGCGCCAAAAAGCGTGATCCGA
This DNA window, taken from Candidatus Curtissbacteria bacterium, encodes the following:
- the map gene encoding type I methionyl aminopeptidase, with the protein product MKMVKNDKQIESMKISGKIAALALKKVLQNVKVGAKCIDLDKIAQDEIEKHGAKLSFPTVEDYKWATCITINNQVVHGIPTERKLEEGDILSIDTGALYEGFHSDMAISVPVGKVKPSTEKFLEVGRKALEEAIKKAKPGNHIGDISATLQINIEEAGYSVVKNLTGHGIGRELHEEPMVPGFGEEGTGLKIKEGMTLAVEAIYAEGSGNIMMESDGWTISTEDGSLGGLFEKTIAVTKSGPIVLTPYL
- a CDS encoding nucleoside monophosphate kinase, translated to MKLIFLGPQGSGKSTQAKMLAEKLNLPYVEMGQILRDKAEDNDEDAAKIRYALETGNLVPNEITIEALKQRLEKPDAKGGFVLDGYPRNITQLEQLPYKADKAIYVKVSDDEALTRLTKRGRHDDSEDIIKRRLELFHSETEPLISEFEKSGMLIEIDGERTIEEIHEDIRARVQENEDGKK